Proteins encoded in a region of the Pigmentiphaga litoralis genome:
- a CDS encoding SDR family NAD(P)-dependent oxidoreductase — protein sequence MALSNTVLITGASSGIGATYAERFAKRQHDLVLVARDATRLQALADTLRKTYGVNVDVLPADLTQPADIARVEARLRDDASIGILINNAGIAQAGGFVTQTADAIDRLVTLNTTAPTRLAAATAPRLVAAGTGSIVNIGSVVGMAPEFGMSIYGATKAYMLFLSQSLAMELGPKGVYVQAVLPATTRTEIWERAGMDLSAMPEVMEVGELVDAALVGFDRREAVTIPPLHDDAQWKGLDGARQALLGGLRQAHAAPRYQA from the coding sequence ATGGCACTTTCCAACACTGTATTGATCACCGGCGCGTCCAGCGGCATCGGCGCCACCTATGCTGAACGTTTTGCCAAGCGGCAGCACGATCTGGTTCTGGTTGCGCGCGACGCAACGCGGCTGCAGGCGCTTGCCGACACGCTGCGCAAAACCTACGGCGTCAACGTCGACGTGTTGCCCGCGGACCTGACCCAGCCTGCGGACATCGCGCGGGTGGAAGCCCGGCTGCGCGATGACGCATCGATCGGCATCCTGATCAACAACGCCGGCATTGCGCAAGCCGGGGGCTTTGTCACCCAAACCGCGGACGCCATCGATCGGCTGGTGACGCTGAACACGACTGCGCCGACGCGGCTGGCCGCGGCCACTGCGCCCCGACTGGTCGCCGCCGGCACGGGATCCATCGTCAATATCGGGTCGGTGGTGGGCATGGCGCCCGAATTCGGCATGTCGATCTACGGCGCGACCAAGGCGTACATGCTGTTCCTGTCGCAAAGCCTGGCGATGGAACTTGGACCGAAGGGGGTGTATGTGCAGGCGGTGTTGCCCGCGACGACGCGCACCGAGATCTGGGAACGCGCCGGCATGGATCTGTCCGCCATGCCCGAAGTGATGGAGGTGGGCGAACTGGTTGACGCCGCCCTGGTGGGATTCGATCGCCGCGAAGCCGTCACCATTCCGCCCCTGCACGATGACGCGCAATGGAAGGGACTGGACGGCGCGCGGCAGGCCTTGCTGGGCGGGCTGCGGCAGGCGCATGCCGCGCCGCGATATCAGGCTTGA
- a CDS encoding DsbA family protein, with the protein MTPSTDSATNILYYVFDPLCGWCYAAMPALAAVKDLPGIHIELLPAGLFTGTGARLMDDTFAAYAWSNDQRIQRLTGQRFTPAYRDQVLANRVQPFDSGAATVALTAVALTAPSRQLDALAAIQQARYVDGRDVTSTETLGKVLAAEGLDAAASALSAPGRDLAAATRERMQRAQQFMRQFGVRGVPALIVDSGNHLSLVDHSSSYGNPSALIGLLNAV; encoded by the coding sequence ATGACGCCAAGCACTGATTCCGCTACCAACATCCTGTACTACGTTTTCGATCCGCTGTGCGGCTGGTGCTACGCGGCCATGCCGGCCCTGGCCGCTGTCAAGGACTTGCCGGGCATCCACATCGAACTGCTGCCCGCCGGACTGTTCACGGGCACCGGGGCGCGGTTGATGGACGATACGTTTGCCGCCTACGCGTGGTCCAACGACCAGCGTATCCAGCGCCTGACCGGCCAGCGCTTTACGCCGGCGTACCGCGACCAGGTGCTGGCCAATCGCGTGCAACCCTTCGACAGTGGCGCCGCCACCGTCGCCCTGACGGCGGTTGCCCTGACCGCGCCCAGCCGCCAACTTGATGCCCTCGCGGCGATTCAGCAGGCGCGGTATGTCGACGGCCGCGATGTCACGTCCACCGAAACGCTTGGGAAGGTGCTGGCGGCCGAGGGACTGGACGCCGCGGCAAGCGCGCTGTCCGCACCGGGTCGTGACCTGGCGGCAGCCACCCGCGAACGCATGCAACGCGCCCAGCAATTCATGCGGCAGTTCGGCGTGCGCGGCGTTCCCGCGCTGATCGTTGACTCGGGCAACCATCTGTCGTTGGTCGACCATTCTTCCAGTTACGGCAATCCGTCAGCCCTGATCGGCCTGTTGAACGCCGTCTGA
- a CDS encoding LysR family transcriptional regulator, translating to MPKPYNQNDAGPGGIGNLRRLSYFVAVVETGSFTAAAERLGITKAVVSQQVARLESEFRTSLLVRTTRKVQPTETGQAFYHRCAAILQDAEAAFGELAEGSTEPTGTLRLTAPFDYGVGVLVPVIAAFTQRYPSCKVDARLSDEMLDLMSGNIELAIRVGWLAESGLQARKIGAFQQLLVAAPALASKVARLKRPEEIAALPFVANTALRDPARWQFTSSDGQRKTVTVHPSILLDATLAVREAVIHGAGLSVLPDYAIAQDLAAGRLIPVLPTWRLPAGGIHAVFPSARFRPAKVRAFVDMLMER from the coding sequence ATGCCTAAGCCATACAATCAAAACGACGCCGGGCCGGGCGGTATCGGCAATCTTCGGCGCCTGTCCTACTTTGTGGCCGTGGTCGAAACCGGGTCCTTCACGGCGGCCGCTGAACGGCTGGGGATCACCAAGGCGGTGGTCAGCCAGCAGGTCGCGCGGCTGGAAAGCGAATTCAGGACGTCGCTGCTGGTGCGCACTACCCGCAAGGTGCAGCCCACCGAAACCGGCCAGGCCTTTTACCATCGCTGCGCCGCCATCCTGCAGGACGCCGAAGCGGCCTTTGGCGAACTGGCCGAAGGATCAACCGAACCGACCGGCACGCTCAGGTTGACCGCCCCGTTCGACTACGGCGTGGGTGTCCTGGTCCCGGTGATCGCCGCGTTCACCCAGCGCTACCCCTCCTGCAAGGTTGACGCGCGGCTGAGTGACGAGATGCTGGATCTGATGTCCGGCAACATCGAACTGGCGATCCGTGTGGGCTGGCTGGCGGAAAGCGGCTTGCAGGCACGCAAGATCGGCGCCTTCCAGCAGTTGCTGGTGGCTGCCCCCGCCCTGGCATCAAAGGTGGCGCGGTTGAAACGCCCGGAAGAGATTGCCGCCCTGCCCTTCGTCGCCAACACCGCGCTGCGCGACCCGGCGCGCTGGCAGTTCACGTCCAGCGACGGACAACGCAAGACCGTGACGGTGCATCCGTCGATCCTGCTCGACGCGACCCTGGCCGTGCGGGAAGCCGTCATTCATGGCGCGGGATTGTCGGTGCTGCCGGATTATGCGATCGCTCAGGATCTTGCGGCCGGACGGTTGATCCCGGTTCTGCCCACGTGGCGGCTGCCTGCGGGCGGCATCCACGCCGTGTTCCCGTCGGCGCGATTCCGGCCCGCCAAGGTGCGGGCGTTTGTGGACATGCTGATGGAGCGCTGA
- a CDS encoding MBL fold metallo-hydrolase, whose protein sequence is MTTRRELIKTAAATAIAATFLGARTAIAATPAASRAPALSWKAYPAGEGGFYRAPVLLSGARDAVLIDGGFTLPDGKAMVDAIRASGKTLTTIYISQSDPDYYFSLGPIRAAFPSAKVIAASSTLAAIKGNVEKKLATWGPQLKENGPQTLADIVMPEAFDGGRLMLEGQAIDIVDAAGLPNRRYLWVPALNAVFGGVLVFSGVHVWTADTQGAPARAAWIKALDAMAARKPAVVVPGHMATGSTMEASAIRYTRDYLVAFETELAKASDSAALIAAMTRRYPDAGMGVALQIGAKVAKGEMQWG, encoded by the coding sequence ATGACCACACGTAGAGAGCTCATCAAAACCGCCGCCGCCACCGCGATCGCCGCGACCTTCCTGGGCGCCCGCACCGCGATCGCTGCCACGCCGGCGGCGTCGCGTGCTCCGGCCCTGTCCTGGAAAGCCTACCCGGCGGGCGAAGGCGGGTTCTACCGCGCCCCGGTGCTGCTGTCCGGCGCGCGTGACGCGGTGTTGATCGATGGCGGATTCACGTTGCCGGACGGCAAAGCCATGGTCGATGCCATCCGCGCCAGCGGCAAGACGCTGACGACCATCTATATCAGCCAGAGCGATCCGGACTATTACTTCAGCCTCGGTCCGATCAGGGCCGCGTTCCCGTCAGCCAAGGTCATCGCGGCGTCGTCCACCCTTGCCGCCATCAAGGGCAATGTGGAAAAGAAGCTGGCGACCTGGGGACCGCAACTGAAAGAGAACGGCCCGCAGACCCTGGCCGACATCGTCATGCCGGAAGCCTTTGACGGCGGCAGGCTGATGCTGGAAGGCCAGGCAATCGACATCGTGGATGCGGCCGGCCTGCCGAACCGGCGCTATCTGTGGGTGCCCGCGTTGAACGCCGTCTTCGGCGGTGTGCTGGTGTTTTCAGGCGTGCACGTGTGGACCGCGGATACCCAGGGCGCACCCGCCCGCGCGGCATGGATCAAGGCGCTGGACGCCATGGCCGCCCGCAAGCCCGCCGTGGTGGTACCGGGGCACATGGCCACCGGCAGCACCATGGAGGCCTCCGCCATCCGCTACACGCGCGACTACCTGGTCGCGTTTGAAACGGAACTGGCCAAGGCATCGGACAGCGCGGCGCTGATTGCTGCCATGACCCGGCGCTATCCTGACGCCGGCATGGGCGTGGCCCTGCAGATCGGCGCCAAGGTGGCCAAGGGCGAAATGCAGTGGGGCTAA